The following coding sequences are from one Triticum dicoccoides isolate Atlit2015 ecotype Zavitan chromosome 4A, WEW_v2.0, whole genome shotgun sequence window:
- the LOC119287267 gene encoding uncharacterized protein LOC119287267, which yields MSSWAQHSRRGWRHGWAATLPPWRLLAFFAIVVSFLATSSYVDYRAVERRAEIGARVFAAPLAAMAAFLLFAALGYWRRRTRWALRRHAINAQPAVAPSQSSGASPWGVAAMVAVLLVMVTFQPSVHSMWFRPLWSSDYS from the coding sequence ATGTCGTCGTGGGCGCAGCACTCGCGGCGGGGCTGGAGGCACGGCTGGGCGGCGACGCTGCCGCCGTGGCGCCTGCTGGCCTTCTTCGCCATCGTGGTCTCCTTCCTGGCCACCTCCTCCTACGTCGACTACCGGGCCGTGGAGCGCCGTGCCGAGATCGGGGCACGCGTCTTcgccgcgccgctcgccgccatggccgccttcctcctcttcgccgcgCTCGGGTACTGGCGCCGCCGCACCCGCTGGGCGCTCCGACGCCACGCCATTAACGCCCAGCCGGCCGTGGCACCGTCGCAGTCGTCGGGGGCGTCTCCGTGGGGCgtggcggcgatggtggcggtgcTGCTGGTGATGGTGACGTTCCAGCCCTCCGTGCACTCCATGTGGTTCAGGCCGCTCTGGAGTTCAGACTACAGCTAG